Below is a window of Phoenix dactylifera cultivar Barhee BC4 chromosome 7, palm_55x_up_171113_PBpolish2nd_filt_p, whole genome shotgun sequence DNA.
GCCTTTTCCCTTCTTAAAAGCTCTAGCAAATGGCTTCCAAATCCCAAATCCCATGCTATTTTATGATTAGATgaagaaatcaaaaagaaaaaaaaagtaacagTATTAGCACAAACACTAATGTTTGATACCAGTCACAGGTTGTCATACCATCACCTGTGATGCTTTTCTGATCAACCTATATCTAGGTCCTTGCTAGTGAGTCATGCcaacatcaaaaatatataCACTTGGATTGTTCTCGACAGTTTGTTTCCTCAAAGGCTTCTTCATTAGTTatatatgtaaaataaccatccTGTAATATGACAAAAACTATTCCATCAAACTGAGGCAAGATCATCCACCTAAACGTCATAACAAAGTGATGTAACTAGATCCTCTGTATGAAGAAATATACAGCCTAGCAGCTTCTATTCAGTCTAAGATCAGAGTCCTATATGTTCCACTAAATCTTGGAATCAAACACCTAGCACTGAATATCCAAGACCACGAACTTCATAAATGTTCATTAACATCTTTGCTTCAAGGATCGATGGGCTTATAACAATTTTAGACAACCGAGCTTCAAGATGTAATACATGTTCAAAGTCAATCTATCAATATGGTGAATCTATGATAATGCTCCTTAGATTAAATCAAGGGATCATGTGACAACCTTAACATTCAAATATTGAATCTAAATGATACAAATCCTAGTTACGAACCTTCATagcaaaatctaaaaaaaaaatcctggtTATCATTCAAGTTCCTTCATGCACATGCATTGCTCTTAAATGTTTATCGCAACCTACTTTCCCAAATATGTAACAAAACCTAACCAAATACATAACAAAGTTATGTATTTCTGCATTAGCTTGTTCTATTATCGTAATAACCTCTATGCTTAAACAATAATTTTCAAGTTTATAAGGCAATTTCCTAGGCATCAGACACATTTTCCTTTCTGTTTTCATTGATGCAGGACAAGCTTCTCATCTAGGTGTCTAGGTTATAGACCAATTATCTAAGACAAGCAGGCAGGGAAAAATCCAGTACAACAGCCTTTGTTTACTAAAATTATCCTCCATACAGAACAATTAAGTAATCCCTATGTACCTGAGTTGGGTGCTGTCCAGGACCATCCCCAGCATTTATTATAGGAATGCTAGCTGTAGAAGCTGCTCTTCTAGCAGCTCCACTTTCAAAGTGTCTCAATACAATTATATCTGCATAACCTTCAACAGTTCTTATAGTATCTGCAATGCAGGTGTGTTTATCAATCAGATCAGTTGATAAAATATGACACTCTGAAATGCGGGATAAACTTAGTACCTTCAAGAGTTTCCCCTTTAGCTGCTGAAGAAAATTCTCGAGCATTTTCTGTTGTCAGAACTTCTCCACCCAACCGTTTCATGGCAGATTCAAAGGAAAGTCTAGTCCGCGTTGATGGTTCATAAAATAGAGTAGCCATCAGATAGCCCATCAATATCTTTCTCCTAGATGAATTCTTCTCAATCTTTTCCATTTCAAGAGCCACTTCAAATATATCATTTAGTATATCCCTGTCAAACTGTTGAGACTCAATAACGTCATCAAGTGGGAACTTGTTTCCAATCGAAACTGATGACTTTTTGATGTCAACAGAATAGCATCGACTGTGACTCCTCGGTAGCAATTTTCTCAAATAATCTGGTTGCAAGGGACTTGTAGCAGAGAATGCATAATGTTGTGGATCAGTGGAAGCAGCACGTAAGTTGACAAAGACTGGTTGGTTAACAGCAAgatttgaatcagcaaatatagACTCTTGACTACTTCTCATATGGCCTTTGCTCAAAAAACTTGGAGAAGGTTTCAGAAAAGGCGTGCCATTATGCACAGCACTAGTGGATAGCGTAGACAGAACCATCACTATGGAAGAAGCAATCTGACACAAGACAAAACCAGATCCTATAGACTTTTTGAAAATCTCCGAGAATTTATCGTGCAGTCACAACTGCAAGATATCAAATCAGCGGTGTAACATTAATAAAAGTTTAGAAAGtactatataaaggagaagaataTTAAGAAAGCAAAACAAAATAAAGCACACTATAGGAGTACAGACAAAATTAGTAAACAATATGCACTAGCAAGTCATTTCATAATTAGTTACCATTAAATGGAAGGTTTAGCAGAAACATGAGTATGGAAGTACATAAATGGTAATAGGTGAAAACGGATTGACACACAAAGAAAACTACTGATTGCGATAGAAACATCAGATCAAAGAGAAAATAAAGTTGTCTTTTGGAGCATTTTTATTGTAGAAACCCCACCAAAAACATGAACTTGTAAAAGGAAATCAATCATGGCCACTGGATGGATTTGTGTTTTCAGGTAAAAGTCAACAAGTTACAAGATAAAGACCCTAAAAGGGACAATGCAGTTTAGATAAAATCCATCGCAGTTTATCTACAGCTAGTCACCAACCTCTCTAGGTCTT
It encodes the following:
- the LOC103707101 gene encoding aspartate carbamoyltransferase, chloroplastic-like, with the translated sequence MVLSTLSTSAVHNGTPFLKPSPSFLSKGHMRSSQESIFADSNLAVNQPVFVNLRAASTDPQHYAFSATSPLQPDYLRKLLPRSHSRCYSVDIKKSSVSIGNKFPLDDVIESQQFDRDILNDIFEVALEMEKIEKNSSRRKILMGYLMATLFYEPSTRTRLSFESAMKRLGGEVLTTENAREFSSAAKGETLEDTIRTVEGYADIIVLRHFESGAARRAASTASIPIINAGDGPGQHPTQALLDVYTIKREIGRLDGITLGLVGDLANGRTVRSLAYLIAKYQNIKIYFVSPDVVKMKDDIKDYLTSMGVGWEESTDLLEVASKCDVVYQTRIQRERFGERIDLYEAARGKYIVNRKVLDVLPKHAVIMHPLPRLDEITVDVDSDTRAAYFRQAKNGLYIRMALLKLLLLGW